One Pseudorasbora parva isolate DD20220531a chromosome 8, ASM2467924v1, whole genome shotgun sequence DNA window includes the following coding sequences:
- the LOC137084815 gene encoding ladderlectin-like — protein MAMLRSLLLLFVIFSIGNAGQMCPCGWTKFGLRCYKFFPQRVNWVAAQRNCQSFGANLASVHSRAENNFLLGLLPSLSTNTWIGGHDAAIEGQWLWNDGTAYDFASWCSREPNNRRVENCLMISWTANNCWNDASCSTPMASICVTD, from the exons ATGGCAATGCTGAGAAGTTTGCTGCTTCTTTTTGTTATCTTCTCCATAGGGAATGCAG GTCAAATGTGCCCCTGTGGATGGACAAAGTTTGGTCTCCGGTGCTACAAGTTCTTCCCTCAGAGAGTTAACTGGGTAgcagcacag AGAAACTGCCAAAGCTTTGGTGCGAATCTCGCTTCTGTGCACAGTAGAGCGGAGAATAATTTCCTGCTGGGTCTGTTGCCTTCTCTTTCCACAAATACCTGGATTGGTGGTCATGATGCAGCAATA GAAGGACAGTGGTTGTGGAATGATGGAACTGCATATGACTTTGCCAGCTGGTGCTCTCGAGAGCCTAACAACAGGCGTGTTGAGAACTGTCTGATGATCAGCTGGACCG CTAATAATTGCTGGAACGATGCAAGCTGTTCAACCCCAATGGCCTCTATCTGTGTTACGGACTAA